The following are from one region of the Hymenobacter sp. YIM 151858-1 genome:
- a CDS encoding DUF5686 and carboxypeptidase-like regulatory domain-containing protein — MKYRYAWTWLVVMLISASSAFAQRIVFTGKITEAATGQPVPFASVYVKGTTFGTTADDEGRYELKVLQPVDSVTASAVGFRPRSKAVGKEPAQTVNIGLPSAAIALGEVTIRPTENPAYAILRRVQQHKKQNDKKELAAFEFDSYNRTEVSLSDITDRLARRKVIRDMTAVANGVGELARNAAGKPTVPVFASEVMSRYYVRHRPNREREEIKHTKLHGVAPKDGTLLSQVLGSSFQDYDFYPNWQVVMGKDFISPIADGWRITYDYDLEDSVMIGQDRCYQLKVFPRRPQDLAFTGRIWITTDSYALRRVDLEVDPKANINFVDQIRVYQDLAPTAAGPWLPQRTRVVVGLKPTKKQTGLLVRFTTVNRNFEAGRPHELPFYDQPFAAAPEALKTPVGFWEQHRPDTLSGQEQRTLAVLDSVGKLPSVRTFLEVADLVVNGYKELGPRGRFELGPIFSSYNYNNVEGHRLRLGFRSTPELNPNWLLQGYLAYGTRDGQLKYGLAADRILNRQNWTLFSMRHSHDVDLVALLDNDLALESPLFEAAARFGNIRPGLPVWRDMTSVTAQTDLFHNFTQKVTLRHQRFDPLYNFAYYTSPDHGPNAPTARQYALSEVVFESRYAPDEVLIQNQNRRYSVGLMKWPVFMFRYTLGLPDVLGSDFKYHKFNFTMTHSVQLGQLGRTEYIVDAGYIPSTVPYPVLKSHLGNESFIYTSNAYNLMRYFEFVSDRYASVHAEHYFEGLLINAVPLLKRLDWRLLASGNVLYGGVSQANRNATPAIDASGAPLPSFRPLGSTPYLEVGYGVENIFKFLRVDFLHRLTYRDLPGARDFGVKLCAQFKL; from the coding sequence ATGAAGTATCGGTACGCTTGGACTTGGCTGGTTGTAATGCTGATCAGTGCAAGCTCCGCGTTTGCACAGCGAATTGTATTTACCGGGAAAATCACCGAGGCGGCCACCGGGCAGCCGGTGCCGTTTGCCTCGGTGTATGTTAAGGGTACCACCTTCGGCACTACCGCCGACGACGAAGGCCGCTACGAGCTAAAAGTGCTGCAGCCGGTCGATTCGGTTACGGCTTCGGCCGTGGGCTTTAGGCCGCGCAGCAAGGCCGTAGGCAAGGAGCCCGCCCAAACCGTGAACATCGGCCTGCCCTCGGCGGCTATTGCCCTAGGTGAGGTAACCATTCGGCCCACCGAGAACCCGGCCTACGCCATTCTGCGCCGGGTGCAGCAGCACAAAAAGCAGAACGACAAAAAGGAGCTGGCAGCGTTTGAGTTCGACAGCTACAACCGCACCGAGGTGTCGTTGTCCGACATCACCGACCGCTTGGCGCGCCGCAAGGTGATTCGTGACATGACGGCCGTGGCCAACGGCGTAGGCGAGCTGGCGCGCAACGCCGCGGGCAAGCCCACGGTGCCGGTGTTTGCCTCGGAGGTGATGTCGCGCTACTACGTGCGGCACCGCCCCAACCGCGAGCGGGAAGAAATCAAGCACACCAAGCTGCACGGCGTAGCGCCCAAGGATGGCACGCTGCTCTCGCAGGTGCTGGGCTCGTCGTTTCAGGACTACGACTTTTACCCCAACTGGCAGGTGGTGATGGGCAAGGACTTCATCTCGCCCATTGCCGATGGCTGGCGCATCACCTACGATTACGACCTGGAGGACTCGGTGATGATCGGGCAGGACCGCTGCTACCAGCTGAAGGTGTTTCCGCGCCGCCCGCAGGATTTGGCTTTCACGGGCCGCATCTGGATTACCACCGACTCCTACGCCCTGCGCCGCGTGGACCTGGAGGTGGACCCCAAGGCCAACATCAACTTCGTCGACCAGATTCGGGTGTACCAGGACCTGGCGCCCACCGCGGCCGGGCCGTGGCTGCCGCAGCGCACGCGCGTGGTGGTGGGCCTGAAACCGACCAAAAAGCAAACCGGCTTGCTGGTGCGCTTTACCACCGTCAACCGCAACTTTGAGGCAGGCCGCCCGCACGAGCTGCCTTTTTACGACCAGCCGTTTGCCGCCGCACCCGAAGCCCTGAAAACGCCCGTCGGCTTTTGGGAGCAGCACCGGCCCGATACCCTGTCGGGGCAAGAGCAGCGCACCCTCGCGGTGCTCGATTCGGTAGGCAAGCTGCCTTCGGTGCGCACCTTCCTGGAGGTGGCCGATTTGGTGGTGAATGGCTACAAAGAGCTGGGCCCGCGCGGCCGCTTCGAGCTGGGCCCCATCTTCAGCTCCTACAACTACAACAACGTGGAGGGCCACCGCCTGCGCCTGGGTTTTAGGAGCACGCCCGAGCTGAACCCCAACTGGCTGCTGCAGGGCTACCTGGCCTACGGCACCCGCGACGGGCAGCTGAAATACGGCCTCGCGGCCGACCGCATCCTGAACCGCCAGAACTGGACGCTCTTCAGCATGCGCCACAGCCACGACGTGGACCTGGTGGCCCTGCTCGATAACGACCTGGCCCTGGAAAGCCCCTTGTTTGAGGCCGCTGCGCGGTTCGGCAACATCCGGCCCGGGTTGCCGGTGTGGCGCGACATGACCAGCGTAACGGCCCAAACCGACCTGTTCCACAACTTCACCCAAAAGGTGACGCTGCGCCACCAACGCTTCGATCCGCTGTACAACTTTGCGTACTACACCAGCCCCGACCACGGCCCCAACGCCCCCACGGCCCGGCAGTACGCCTTATCGGAGGTAGTGTTTGAGTCGCGCTACGCCCCCGACGAGGTGCTGATTCAGAACCAGAACCGCCGCTACTCCGTGGGGCTGATGAAGTGGCCGGTATTTATGTTCCGCTACACCCTGGGCCTGCCCGATGTTCTGGGCAGCGACTTTAAGTACCACAAGTTCAACTTCACGATGACGCACAGCGTGCAGCTGGGCCAGCTGGGCCGCACCGAGTACATCGTGGATGCGGGCTACATCCCGAGCACGGTGCCGTACCCGGTGCTCAAGTCGCACCTGGGCAACGAGTCGTTCATCTATACCTCCAACGCCTACAACCTGATGCGCTACTTCGAGTTCGTGAGCGACCGGTACGCCTCCGTGCACGCCGAGCACTACTTCGAAGGGCTGCTGATCAACGCGGTGCCGCTGCTCAAGCGGCTCGATTGGCGCCTGCTGGCCTCGGGCAATGTGCTGTACGGCGGCGTAAGCCAGGCCAACCGCAATGCCACGCCCGCCATCGATGCGAGCGGGGCCCCGCTGCCCTCGTTCCGGCCCCTGGGTAGCACGCCCTACCTGGAGGTGGGCTACGGCGTGGAGAATATCTTCAAGTTTTTGCGGGTCGATTTTCTGCACCGCCTCACGTACCGCGACTTGCCCGGTGCCCGCGACTTCGGCGTGAAGCTTTGCGCGCAGTTTAAGCTGTAG
- a CDS encoding bifunctional alpha,alpha-trehalose-phosphate synthase (UDP-forming)/trehalose-phosphatase, with protein MSRTIIVSNRLPTKVKRADDGSLSFSPSEGGLATGLGSVYQQDGNVWVGWPGLYLDSEDEEHHVTEELRADSMAPVFLTEDEIRDYYEGFSNETLWPTFHYFAQYAVFEPTYWQAYEAVNRKFCEAVVAQAGPDDTIWIQDYQLLLLPGMLRQALPNATIGFFLHIPFPSYELFRAVPWRRQLLEGMLGADLIGFHTYGYMRHFLSSVERLLGCPNQNGLVESGNRTVMVDAFPMGIDYDKYAEVAASAEAQSLEAEYRQALADQQVVLSIDRLDYTKGIAQRLRAFELLLQRHPELHNKVTLLMLVVPSRDQVQQYKELKEEIDELVGRINGDYRTISWSPIQYFYRSYPLEELSALYRIADVALVSPMRDGMNLVAKEFIASRLDQRGVLVLSERAGAARELSDAVIINPTDMEQVADAIYQALTMPLDEQQHRMASLQAIVKRYNVHAWVELFMNRLAYSKIKQQILNTDTLDEPAQLLMTEQFKSAQNRLLLLDYDGTLMPFQTNPQHVRPDAELRRLLQALTANERNRVVIISGRDRATLTGWLGDLPLDFITEHGVWLKEREGDWHMIQALRNDWKRDIRPILELHVSRTAGAFIEEKEYSLVWHYRRVDPDLGAMRARELAAHLNFIGSGSGLHIMEGNKVVEVKNAGIDKGVAAAHWVRQFSPDFILAMGDDRTDEDTFRAMPPEAYTVKVGARPRSLARYHLDSPEQVRQVLWQLAE; from the coding sequence ATGTCTCGTACCATTATTGTCTCTAACCGGCTTCCTACTAAAGTAAAACGCGCCGACGACGGCAGCCTCTCCTTTTCGCCCAGCGAAGGCGGCCTGGCTACCGGCCTGGGCTCGGTTTACCAGCAAGACGGCAACGTGTGGGTGGGTTGGCCCGGCTTATACCTCGACAGCGAGGACGAAGAACACCACGTGACCGAGGAGTTGCGGGCCGACAGCATGGCGCCGGTGTTCCTGACCGAAGACGAAATCCGGGACTACTACGAAGGCTTTAGCAACGAAACCCTGTGGCCCACCTTCCACTACTTTGCGCAATACGCCGTTTTCGAGCCCACGTACTGGCAGGCTTACGAGGCCGTGAACCGCAAGTTCTGCGAAGCCGTGGTAGCCCAGGCCGGCCCCGACGACACCATCTGGATTCAGGATTACCAGCTGCTGCTGCTGCCGGGCATGTTGCGCCAGGCCTTGCCCAATGCTACCATTGGGTTCTTTTTGCACATTCCGTTCCCGTCGTACGAGTTGTTTAGGGCGGTGCCGTGGCGGCGGCAGCTGCTCGAAGGTATGCTCGGAGCCGACCTCATCGGCTTTCATACCTACGGCTACATGCGCCATTTTCTGAGCTCGGTGGAGCGCCTGCTGGGCTGCCCCAACCAGAACGGCTTGGTAGAGTCGGGCAACCGGACCGTGATGGTAGACGCCTTTCCGATGGGCATCGACTACGACAAGTACGCCGAGGTAGCAGCCTCGGCCGAAGCCCAAAGCCTCGAAGCCGAATACCGGCAGGCCCTGGCCGATCAGCAAGTGGTGCTCAGCATCGACCGCTTGGACTACACCAAAGGCATTGCCCAGCGCCTGCGGGCTTTTGAGCTGCTGCTGCAGCGCCACCCCGAGCTGCACAACAAAGTAACGCTGCTGATGCTGGTGGTGCCCTCGCGCGACCAAGTGCAGCAATACAAAGAGCTGAAAGAGGAAATTGACGAGCTGGTGGGCCGCATCAACGGCGACTACCGCACCATCAGCTGGTCGCCGATTCAGTACTTCTACCGCTCCTACCCGCTCGAGGAGCTGAGCGCCCTGTACCGCATTGCCGACGTGGCGCTGGTATCGCCGATGCGCGATGGCATGAACCTGGTGGCCAAGGAGTTTATTGCCAGCCGCCTCGACCAACGGGGCGTGCTGGTGCTGAGCGAACGGGCGGGGGCTGCGCGGGAGTTATCCGACGCAGTCATCATCAACCCGACTGACATGGAGCAGGTGGCCGATGCCATTTACCAGGCCCTGACCATGCCTCTCGACGAGCAGCAACACCGCATGGCCAGCTTGCAGGCCATTGTAAAGCGCTACAACGTGCACGCCTGGGTGGAGCTGTTTATGAACCGCCTGGCTTACAGCAAAATCAAGCAGCAAATCCTGAACACCGATACCCTCGACGAACCGGCGCAGCTGCTGATGACGGAGCAGTTTAAGAGCGCCCAAAACCGCCTGCTGCTGCTCGATTACGACGGCACGCTAATGCCCTTTCAGACCAACCCGCAGCACGTGCGCCCCGATGCCGAGCTGCGCCGCCTCCTGCAGGCGCTTACCGCCAACGAGCGCAACCGCGTGGTTATCATTTCGGGCCGCGACCGGGCCACGCTTACCGGTTGGCTGGGCGATTTGCCGCTCGATTTTATCACGGAACACGGCGTTTGGCTAAAGGAGCGCGAAGGCGACTGGCACATGATTCAGGCCCTGCGCAACGACTGGAAGCGCGACATCCGGCCCATTCTGGAGCTGCACGTGAGCCGTACGGCCGGGGCTTTTATCGAAGAGAAAGAGTACTCGCTGGTGTGGCACTACCGCCGCGTCGATCCGGACCTAGGCGCCATGCGTGCCCGCGAGCTGGCCGCGCACCTCAACTTTATCGGCAGCGGCAGCGGCTTGCACATCATGGAGGGCAACAAGGTGGTCGAGGTCAAGAACGCCGGTATTGACAAAGGCGTGGCCGCCGCCCACTGGGTACGCCAATTCAGCCCCGACTTCATCCTGGCCATGGGCGACGACCGCACCGACGAAGACACGTTCCGGGCCATGCCGCCCGAGGCGTACACCGTGAAAGTAGGCGCCCGCCCTAGGTCGCTGGCCCGCTACCACCTCGACAGCCCCGAGCAGGTACGCCAAGTGTTGTGGCAGTTGGCAGAGTAG
- a CDS encoding LytR/AlgR family response regulator transcription factor, with amino-acid sequence MRTLIIEDEQFAADILANLIQQARPDAQVLAMLGSVEESVEWLAAHQAPDVIFCDIHLSDGSSFEIFRQVEVKCPVIFTTAYNQYAIEAFKVNSVDYLLKPVQLPDVAQALRKYEESRKHYLADGLGNLQSLLQSFQAPQRQYRARFLVKNGQSIKVVPLHDIAYFQAEDAVVFLVTHEKKRFIVNFTLDQLEEQLDPQQFFRANRQYIVHINAVSEVKPYLKGRLFLQLNPAPAEGIFISSTRAASFKQWLDS; translated from the coding sequence ATGAGGACGTTGATTATTGAAGACGAGCAGTTCGCGGCCGACATCCTGGCGAACCTCATCCAACAGGCGCGGCCCGATGCGCAGGTTTTGGCTATGTTGGGCTCGGTGGAGGAATCGGTGGAGTGGCTGGCCGCGCATCAGGCGCCCGACGTCATCTTCTGCGACATTCACCTCTCCGACGGCAGCAGCTTCGAGATATTCAGGCAGGTAGAAGTGAAGTGCCCGGTCATCTTCACCACAGCTTACAACCAGTACGCCATTGAGGCCTTCAAGGTCAACAGCGTAGATTACTTGCTCAAGCCGGTGCAGCTGCCCGACGTAGCACAGGCCCTACGCAAGTACGAGGAGTCGCGCAAGCACTACCTGGCCGATGGACTGGGCAACCTGCAAAGCTTGCTGCAGTCGTTTCAGGCGCCGCAGCGGCAGTACCGGGCCCGTTTTCTGGTGAAGAACGGGCAAAGCATTAAGGTGGTGCCGCTGCACGACATTGCTTATTTCCAGGCCGAAGACGCGGTGGTGTTTTTGGTGACGCACGAGAAGAAGCGCTTCATCGTGAACTTCACTCTCGACCAGCTCGAAGAGCAGCTCGATCCGCAGCAGTTCTTCCGGGCCAACCGCCAGTACATCGTGCACATCAACGCCGTGAGCGAGGTAAAGCCATATCTGAAAGGTCGCCTCTTTCTGCAGCTAAACCCCGCCCCCGCCGAGGGCATCTTCATCAGCAGCACCCGCGCCGCTAGCTTCAAGCAGTGGCTGGATTCGTGA
- a CDS encoding glycoside hydrolase family 15 protein: protein MSNRHTYDLGVIGNCAYLALIHQDTSLQWLCWPRFDSGFVFGSLLDRQQGGEFTLQPSEGEFRTHQYYLDNTNVLCTEVESGQGRYRVTDFAPRFQQYERYYKPLMLIRKLEPLAGTPRVRAVCRPVGDYGRQVLSPRRSSNHISYLGLSEELRLTSNVPLSYILDEEDFALTETKYLVLTYGAPLEAALESTCERFLRDTTQYWRQWVKSTSISNFYQPQVIRSGLVLKLHQYEDTGAIIAATTTSLPEAPGSTRNWDYRYCWMRDTYYILTAFNNIGHFEEMEQYFHFIANISTKVRDKYQPLYSISGNSELIEQELSHLAGYLGNQPVRIGNDAYTHIQNDVYGQVLVALLPLYVDRRFATKERVHSEKLMYDALSFIERTMEQPDAGLWEFRNLAQFHCYTYLFHWAGAHAARKVASNLGNADMAAQAERLMHQAGQKIEACFQPARQVYTNAIGSPHLDASTLQLIMMGYLRPDSEVARTHLAALEQELKTPEGLFYRYRHADDFGTPETTFLICSFWYIEALACVGRLDDAIREFEKLLGYTNHLGLLSEDVDARTGSQWGNFPQAYSHVGLVNAAYRISKKLDMPNFL, encoded by the coding sequence ATGAGCAATCGACACACTTACGACCTAGGCGTAATCGGCAACTGCGCCTACCTGGCACTTATTCATCAGGATACCAGCCTGCAGTGGCTGTGCTGGCCCCGTTTCGACAGCGGCTTTGTATTCGGCAGCCTGCTCGATCGGCAGCAGGGCGGCGAGTTTACCCTGCAGCCATCCGAGGGCGAGTTTCGCACCCATCAGTATTACCTCGATAACACCAACGTGCTGTGCACCGAGGTAGAGTCGGGGCAGGGGCGCTACCGCGTTACCGATTTCGCGCCCCGCTTTCAGCAGTACGAGCGGTACTACAAGCCCCTGATGCTGATCCGGAAGCTCGAACCCCTGGCCGGTACACCGCGCGTGCGGGCCGTGTGCCGCCCCGTGGGCGACTACGGCCGGCAGGTGCTCAGCCCGCGGCGCTCCTCCAACCACATCAGCTACCTGGGCTTGTCGGAGGAGCTGCGCCTTACCTCCAACGTGCCGCTTAGCTACATCCTCGACGAGGAAGACTTTGCCCTCACCGAAACCAAGTACCTGGTGCTTACCTACGGCGCGCCGCTGGAGGCCGCTTTGGAAAGCACCTGCGAGCGGTTTCTGCGCGACACCACGCAGTACTGGCGGCAATGGGTGAAAAGCACCAGCATCAGCAACTTTTACCAGCCGCAGGTGATTCGCTCGGGCCTGGTGCTGAAGCTGCATCAGTACGAGGATACCGGCGCCATCATTGCGGCCACCACCACCTCGCTGCCCGAGGCACCGGGCTCCACGCGCAACTGGGACTACCGCTACTGCTGGATGCGCGACACGTACTACATCCTCACGGCCTTCAACAACATCGGGCACTTCGAGGAGATGGAGCAGTACTTCCACTTCATCGCCAACATCTCGACGAAGGTGCGCGACAAGTACCAGCCGCTCTACTCCATCAGCGGCAACTCCGAGCTCATTGAGCAGGAGCTTTCGCACCTGGCCGGCTACCTGGGCAACCAGCCGGTGCGCATCGGCAACGATGCCTACACGCACATCCAGAACGACGTGTACGGGCAGGTGCTGGTGGCTTTGCTGCCGCTCTACGTCGACCGCCGCTTTGCCACCAAAGAGCGTGTGCACTCCGAAAAGCTGATGTACGATGCCCTGTCGTTTATCGAGCGCACCATGGAGCAGCCCGATGCGGGCCTGTGGGAGTTCCGCAACCTGGCGCAGTTTCATTGCTACACCTACCTGTTTCATTGGGCCGGCGCTCATGCCGCCCGCAAGGTGGCCAGCAACCTAGGCAACGCCGATATGGCCGCCCAGGCCGAACGCCTGATGCACCAGGCCGGGCAAAAAATCGAGGCCTGCTTTCAGCCCGCGCGGCAAGTGTACACCAATGCCATCGGCTCGCCCCACCTCGATGCCAGCACCCTGCAGCTCATCATGATGGGCTACCTGCGGCCCGACTCGGAGGTGGCGCGTACGCACCTGGCCGCGCTGGAGCAGGAGCTGAAAACGCCCGAAGGCCTGTTTTACCGCTACCGCCACGCCGACGACTTCGGCACGCCCGAAACCACGTTCCTCATCTGCTCTTTCTGGTACATCGAAGCCCTGGCCTGCGTCGGCCGCCTCGACGATGCCATCCGCGAGTTCGAGAAGCTGCTCGGCTACACCAACCACCTAGGGCTGCTGTCGGAAGACGTGGACGCCCGCACCGGCTCGCAGTGGGGCAACTTCCCGCAGGCCTACAGCCACGTGGGCCTGGTAAACGCCGCCTACCGCATTTCCAAAAAGCTCGACATGCCCAACTTTTTGTAG
- a CDS encoding aldose epimerase family protein has protein sequence MAQPSITSAPFGQLPNGQSAQLFTLTGSSGLQVRITNYGGIVTHFFAPDRQGQPGDIVLGFDSLDGYLSDAYATANPYFGGLIGRFGNRIREGRFALEGQPYTLATNNGPNHLHGGLHGFNQQLWEAEMLVDLGPVLRLTYISPDGEEGYPGNLTVTVLYGLTADNALRIDYTATTDRATPINLTNHSYFNLGAGATPDTLGHELTLHADRYTVVDDTLIPTGELRPVAGTPFDFTQAHPIGERIAQVPGGYDHNWELRGKGLRTVAEVYEPTSGRTLEVRTDQPGLQFYAGNFLAGTLTGKQGRPYPKHGGFCLETQHFPDSPNQPTFPSTVLRPGEVFKSVTEYRCGVR, from the coding sequence ATGGCACAACCCTCGATTACCTCGGCCCCGTTTGGTCAGTTGCCCAACGGCCAAAGCGCCCAGCTGTTCACACTTACCGGCAGCTCCGGCCTGCAGGTGCGCATCACCAACTACGGCGGCATTGTAACGCACTTTTTCGCCCCCGATCGGCAAGGCCAGCCCGGCGACATCGTGTTGGGTTTCGATAGCCTCGACGGTTACCTCAGCGACGCTTACGCTACCGCCAACCCCTACTTCGGCGGACTGATTGGCCGCTTCGGCAACCGCATCCGGGAAGGCCGCTTTGCCCTCGAGGGGCAGCCCTACACCTTGGCTACCAACAACGGCCCGAACCACTTGCACGGCGGGCTGCACGGCTTCAACCAGCAGCTCTGGGAAGCCGAAATGCTTGTAGACCTAGGGCCCGTACTGCGGCTTACCTACATCAGCCCCGATGGCGAGGAGGGCTACCCCGGCAACCTCACCGTAACGGTGCTCTACGGCCTTACTGCCGATAACGCGCTGCGCATCGACTACACCGCCACCACCGACCGCGCCACGCCCATCAACCTCACCAACCACAGCTACTTCAACCTAGGGGCCGGCGCCACGCCCGATACCTTGGGCCACGAGCTGACGCTGCACGCCGACCGCTACACCGTGGTCGACGATACCTTAATCCCGACCGGGGAGCTGCGCCCGGTGGCCGGCACACCCTTCGACTTCACGCAAGCCCACCCCATCGGCGAGCGGATAGCGCAAGTGCCCGGCGGCTACGACCACAACTGGGAGCTGCGCGGCAAAGGCCTGCGGACGGTGGCCGAAGTGTACGAGCCCACCTCGGGCCGCACGCTGGAGGTACGTACCGATCAGCCCGGCCTTCAATTTTACGCCGGCAACTTTTTGGCTGGTACGCTCACCGGCAAGCAGGGCCGCCCCTACCCCAAGCACGGCGGCTTCTGCCTCGAAACCCAGCACTTCCCCGATTCGCCCAATCAGCCCACCTTCCCTAGCACGGTGTTGCGGCCGGGCGAGGTATTTAAGTCGGTTACGGAGTACCGCTGCGGGGTACGCTAA
- the pdxH gene encoding pyridoxamine 5'-phosphate oxidase, protein METTFAPAVPAGWAALLAETDALHLFRHWLDEAPLDGPVPMTLSTVRPDGYPAARVVYLHGVPTDKTGFRFFTSLSSPKAQELEANPHAALTFYWAGLDRQVRVEGIVHPLPPDDATAAFAKRPRASQLGVWASPQSQVLSSPEELAERLHEATEQFADQKAVPRPPQWGGYAVHPTTIEFWAANPGDLPSRMRFERTPTGWQQVCLAP, encoded by the coding sequence ATGGAAACCACTTTTGCGCCGGCCGTGCCGGCCGGCTGGGCCGCGCTGCTCGCCGAAACCGACGCCCTGCACCTGTTCCGCCACTGGCTCGACGAAGCCCCGCTCGACGGCCCCGTGCCCATGACACTCTCGACGGTGCGGCCCGATGGCTACCCCGCGGCCCGCGTAGTGTACCTGCACGGCGTGCCCACCGACAAAACCGGCTTCCGGTTTTTCACCAGCCTCAGCAGCCCCAAAGCGCAGGAGCTCGAAGCCAACCCCCACGCGGCGCTTACCTTTTACTGGGCCGGGCTCGATAGGCAGGTGCGCGTAGAGGGCATCGTGCACCCGCTGCCGCCCGACGATGCCACGGCCGCTTTCGCCAAACGACCTAGGGCCAGCCAGCTGGGCGTGTGGGCCTCGCCGCAAAGCCAGGTGCTCAGCAGCCCCGAGGAGCTGGCCGAGCGCCTGCACGAGGCCACCGAGCAGTTTGCCGACCAAAAAGCCGTGCCGCGCCCGCCGCAATGGGGCGGCTATGCCGTTCACCCCACCACCATTGAGTTTTGGGCCGCTAACCCCGGCGACCTGCCCAGCCGCATGCGCTTCGAGCGTACGCCCACGGGCTGGCAGCAAGTGTGCCTGGCGCCCTAG
- a CDS encoding sensor histidine kinase — MAASPTLQTIVRAAVTAVAFYYTFVFIYQGTIWVFDSGVLLELPMLFGYLLANFWVNQQIAVLFEARQIPRLTSVQKSAVEGLVVFGANLVVCFLTIYLPYLIIIKADWVNVQLLPVRVRMAFIVSSMISLFSYYFVERERSRARLRQAQLRAEQLQKENFRAQLELLKNQVDPHFLFNSLNVLNSLIHKDPQLASRFLEQLSTVYRLTLDNSGRPVVSLQEELALVQAYVFLMQTRFGNNLQFSINLSPHVQQQGLPPASLQMLIENAIKHNGSTNKKPLQVRIFAEDGAVVVENNLQPRTTPETSTKIGLRNIVDRYRHLSPQPVHIEQTAETFRVTLPLLPLGEYEDVDY, encoded by the coding sequence ATGGCCGCCTCGCCCACCTTGCAAACCATAGTTCGGGCTGCCGTTACGGCGGTGGCCTTTTACTACACCTTCGTTTTCATCTACCAGGGCACCATCTGGGTATTCGATAGCGGGGTGCTGCTCGAGCTGCCAATGCTGTTTGGCTACCTGCTGGCCAACTTCTGGGTTAATCAGCAGATAGCCGTACTGTTTGAAGCACGCCAAATACCGCGGCTTACCTCCGTGCAGAAGTCGGCGGTAGAGGGACTGGTGGTGTTCGGGGCCAACCTGGTCGTGTGCTTCCTGACGATTTACCTACCCTACCTCATCATCATCAAAGCCGACTGGGTAAACGTGCAGCTGCTACCGGTGCGGGTGCGCATGGCGTTTATCGTGAGCAGCATGATTTCGCTGTTCTCCTACTACTTCGTGGAGCGGGAGCGGAGCCGGGCGCGGCTGCGGCAGGCACAGCTGCGCGCCGAGCAGCTACAGAAAGAAAACTTCCGGGCGCAACTGGAGCTGCTCAAAAACCAGGTAGACCCGCACTTTCTGTTCAACAGCCTGAACGTGCTGAATTCGCTTATCCACAAGGACCCGCAGCTGGCCTCGCGCTTTCTGGAGCAGCTCTCCACCGTGTACCGCCTCACCCTCGACAACAGCGGCCGCCCAGTAGTAAGCTTGCAAGAGGAGCTGGCGCTGGTGCAAGCTTACGTGTTTCTGATGCAAACACGCTTCGGCAACAACCTGCAGTTCTCTATCAACCTGTCCCCGCACGTGCAGCAGCAGGGCCTGCCGCCGGCTTCGTTGCAAATGCTCATCGAAAACGCCATCAAGCACAATGGCTCCACCAACAAAAAGCCGCTGCAGGTGCGCATCTTCGCCGAAGACGGCGCCGTGGTGGTGGAGAACAACCTGCAGCCGCGTACCACGCCGGAGACGTCTACCAAGATAGGCCTGCGCAACATCGTGGACCGCTACCGCCACCTGAGCCCGCAGCCCGTGCATATCGAACAAACCGCCGAAACCTTCCGTGTTACCCTGCCCCTGCTACCCCTAGGTGAATATGAGGACGTTGATTATTGA